A genomic stretch from Aedes albopictus strain Foshan chromosome 2, AalbF5, whole genome shotgun sequence includes:
- the LOC109430785 gene encoding amphoterin-induced protein 2-like has product MTEQQRWHCFSISRSESTTMAPEPDIISTDRTKTHSHRTKTSTSSISSIFSSGALAVMLLLLTACIVRTGAERSCPAVCQCKWKGGKQAVECIDKQLIFIPTHIDHTTQVLDMSGNNLQILPKEVFSKANLLNLQKLFLRNCRIGQIDDGAFAGLTNLVEVDLSLNLLTAVPTAAFQFIPSLRDLTLARNHIQKIESHAFRNVTSLTKLDLAYCEIQTIAPQAFEGLSSLHTLKLNGNQLSELRPKTIETLNKLHGVELHENPWVCDCRLRAAKVWLTDNKIPYTIPPVCAGGPERIIGKSFYELQVDDFACKPEMLPVRRYIQAYSGENASIECRTSAVPSANVNWYWNGKLLHNNSQFSSHQRVYVYEQGNFEKRSRLVLTNAQETDSNEFYCVVENRAGTAEANFTLHVVVRDIGFAIENKQIIGLSAALVILILFILLIILFLLVRLRRIPMPDTKTPNQVEVITSVSPSSNVNGKVSTPINDVHSPDRKNSGDLKCANPVQKPPRLTDLPYSTSHYDAGGSLIASGNCFVSPTHSSAGNNPDLINDTKRLGSIGDLANTGGGPGLLETTNSAINSATNTSLSANVVSALNTLSLMDPIERPGSGEYSRAGCDSLYPSGLWETHSSNLTSALEQTSDMLLARASGPTIASGGYTAYSDKIPIIGANNNMMNLDDETSSVDYLSRTFPRTHFGGSGTIGGGGSSSGSSVAGAVGGITTAATIGGTNTTSGGGYPSDYGLPIVPGAEQLHNKLSSIQPAHHGSTGSMPMNAKTLRVWQKGGVPVLPPVTALKRALSNSRNSPDEGYQEGCGTDV; this is encoded by the coding sequence ATGACTGAACAACAACGGTGGCATTGCTTCAGTATCAGCAGAAGTGAATCGACGACTATGGCACCAGAGCCGGACATCATTAGCACAGACCGGACGAAAACGCACTCTCATCGTACGAAAACATCAACATCCTCAATCTCGTCCATCTTCTCAAGTGGTGCTTTGGCGGTGATGCTGCTCCTACTGACCGCATGCATTGTCCGAACGGGTGCCGAGCGAAGCTGTCCAGCAGTGTGCCAATGCAAATGGAAAGGCGGCAAACAGGCGGTTGAATGTATCGATaagcaactaatattcattccaACCCATATTGACCACACCACGCAAGTACTCGATATGTCGGGCAACAATCTGCAGATCCTACCCAAGGAGGTGTTCAGCAAAGCGAATCTGCTCAATCTCCAAAAGCTTTTCCTGCGCAATTGTCGCATCGGGCAGATTGACGATGGAGCTTTTGCCGGTTTGACCAATCTGGTTGAGGTAGATCTGTCACTGAACTTGCTCACAGCAGTTCCAACGGCAGCATTCCAGTTCATACCATCGCTCAGAGATCTCACGCTTGCTCGAAATCACATACAGAAAATCGAATCGCACGCCTTTCGGAACGTCACAAGTCTCACAAAGCTGGATCTTGCGTACTGCGAAATCCAAACCATCGCACCGCAAGCATTTGAAGGGCTTAGCTCACTGCACACGCTCAAACTCAATGGCAATCAGTTGTCAGAACTACGGCCTAAAACGATAGAAACATTGAACAAACTTCACGGAGTTGAACTCCATGAAAACCCTTGGGTATGCGATTGTAGATTACGGGCAGCCAAGGTTTGGCTGACGGATAACAAGATTCCCTACACAATTCCCCCGGTATGCGCAGGTGGACCTGAGCGAATTATTGGTAAGTCTTTCTACGAGCTCCAAGTAGATGACTTTGCTTGCAAACCGGAGATGCTTCCGGTTCGAAGATACATTCAAGCTTATTCCGGTGAAAACGCAAGCATCGAATGTAGAACTAGTGCCGTTCCATCTGCCAACGTCAACTGGTACTGGAACGGAAAGCTATTGCACAACAATTCACAATTCAGCTCCCACCAGAGAGTATACGTATACGAGCAAGGCAATTTTGAAAAGCGTAGCCGACTGGTGCTGACCAACGCCCAAGAAACGGACTCCAACGAGTTCTATTGTGTAGTAGAAAACCGAGCCGGCACAGCCGAAGCTAACTTTACCCTGCATGTGGTAGTACGCGATATTGGGTTCGCGatcgaaaacaaacaaatcaTTGGTCTGAGTGCCGCCTTGGTGATCCTGATTCTGTTCATTCTGTTGATCATATTATTCCTGTTGGTACGATTGCGACGGATACCGATGCCGGACACGAAAACTCCGAATCAGGTCGAGGTGATCACTTCTGTAAGTCCTTCTAGTAATGTAAATGGCAAGGTGAGCACACCTATTAATGATGTCCATTCTCCAGATCGAAAAAACTCCGGCGATCTAAAGTGCGCCAACCCGGTGCAGAAACCGCCTCGATTGACTGATCTGCCTTACTCGACGTCCCATTACGACGCCGGTGGCAGCTTGATCGCATCCGGAAACTGTTTCGTGTCGCCAACGCATTCGTCCGCTGGGAATAACCCAGATTTGATCAACGACACGAAACGCCTCGGAAGCATTGGCGATCTGGCCAATACCGGCGGAGGACCGGGTCTGCTCGAAACTACTAACAGCGCCATCAACAGCGCCACAAATACATCCCTATCGGCGAACGTAGTCAGTGCGCTCAATACTCTTTCGTTGATGGATCCCATCGAGCGGCCCGGTAGTGGCGAATACAGTCGAGCTGGCTGTGATTCACTGTATCCGTCCGGTCTATGGGAAACGCACAGCTCCAACCTTACGTCAGCACTGGAGCAGACTAGCGATATGCTGCTAGCGCGAGCTTCCGGTCCCACGATCGCGAGTGGTGGCTACACTGCCTATTCGGACAAGATCCCCATCATTGGTGCTAACAACAATATGATGAACTTGGACGACGAGACCTCCTCGGTAGACTATCTAAGTCGGACGTTTCCGCGGACGCACTTCGGAGGCAGTGGAACCATCGGCGGTGGAGGAAGCAGCAGTGGTTCCAGCGTAGCAGGTGCCGTAGGGGGAATCACCACTGCTGCCACTATCGGGGGTACCAACACTACCAGCGGCGGTGGATATCCCTCGGACTACGGGCTGCCCATCGTGCCCGGGGCCGAGCAGTTGCACAACAAACTCAGCAGTATACAGCCGGCACATCACGGTAGCACCGGGAGCATGCCGATGAACGCGAAAACGCTCCGAGTGTGGCAGAAAGGCGGCGTACCGGTGCTGCCTCCAGTGACGGCCTTGAAACGTGCATTATCCAACAGTCGGAACTCTCCAGACGAGGGCTATCAGGAAGGATGCGGTACTGATGTGTAG